Proteins encoded together in one Solanum lycopersicum chromosome 7, SLM_r2.1 window:
- the LOC101259167 gene encoding uncharacterized protein yields the protein MGKRKRRADLNKTPPPADLMPPSPGMDALSKQKFSHQVDSSGIKSFLTIAGDIMDGPVKVTQGQQSSIVHRRNIDLLKSLRHPRHYGRHYSRRRSASNAEASASHGGYTPSYDEKWSIKMASKCSTDSGHDTDDRPKTVHRTEGVPSSSLATTRVISSDAGELFCVLCNKFLKKEPYIVLENSLPIGETSIVAVLACGHLYHADCLEQRTNREDRQDPPCPICLGLVSHVDASVELD from the exons ATgggaaagagaaagagaagagcTGACCTCAACAAGACTCCTCCTCCTGCAG ACCTGATGCCACCCTCACCTGGAATGGATGCATTGTCGAAACAG AAGTTCTCTCATCAAGTCGACAGCAGTGGAATAAAGTCTTTTTTAACCATTGCGGGGGATATCATGGATGGTCCCGTGAAGGTAACACAAGGCCAACAATCATCTATTGTACACCGTCGAAATATTGACCTTCTAAAGTCGCTGAGGCATCCGCGTCACTATGGCCGTCATTATTCTCGGCGAAGGTCTGCCAGTAATGCTGAGGCATCAGCTTCCCATGGAGGTTATACGCCTTCTTATGATGAGAAGTGGTCTATAAAGATGGCAAGCAAATGCTCTACAGATTCTGGACATGACACAG ATGATAGACCAAAAACAGTTCACAGAACAGAAGGTGTTCCGTCCAGTTCATTGGCAACGACGAGGGTGATATCATCCGATGCAGGAGAACTCTTTTGTGTACTATGCAATAAGTTTTTGAAGAAGGAACCCTACATTGTCCTTGAAAACAGTTTGCCTATAGGCGAGACGTCTATAGTGGCAGTATTAGCTTGTGGTCATCTTTACCATGCTGATTGTTTGGAACAGAGAACGAACCGTGAAGATAGACAGGATCCGCCCTGTCCAATTTGTCTCGGCTTGGTTTCTCACGTCGATGCATCAGTAGAACTGGATTGA
- the VP1 gene encoding pyrophosphate-energized vacuolar membrane proton pump 1, with the protein MGVTILTDLGMEILIPVCAVVGIAFSLFQWYLVSKVTVGTDKSHSSGDDKNGYAESLIEEEEGINDHNVVQKCAEIQNAISEGATSFLFTMYQYVGVFMVAFAILIFVFLGSVEGFSTKNQPCTYDSTKTCKPALATAVFSTVSFLLGAVTSVVSGFLGMKIATYANARTTLEARKGVGKAFIVAFRSGAVMGFLLAANGLLVLFITILLFKMYYGDDWEGLFEAITGYGLGGSSMALFGRVGGGIYTKAADVGADLVGKVERNIPEDDPRNPAVIADNVGDNVGDIAGMGSDLFGSYAESSCAALVVASISSFGVNHELTAMLYPLLVSSVGILVCLLTTLFATDFFEVKAVKEIEPALKKQLIISTILMTIGIAFVSWIALPSTFTIFNFGVQKEVKNWQLFLCVGVGLWAGLIIGFVTEYYTSNAYSPVQDVADSCRTGAATNVIFGLALGYKSVIIPIFAIAISIFVSFSFAAMYGIAVAALGMLSTIATGLAIDAYGPISDNAGGIAEMAGMSHRIRERTDALDAAGNTTAAIGKGFAIGSAALVSLALFGAFVSRAAISTVDVLTPKVFIGLLVGAMLPYWFSAMTMKSVGSAALKMVEEVRRQFNTIPGLMEGTAKPDYATCVKISTDASIKEMIPPGALVMLTPLIVGILFGVETLSGVLAGSLVSGVQIAISASNTGGAWDNAKKYIEAGASEHARTLGPKGSDAHKAAVIGDTVGDPLKDTSGPSLNILIKLMAVESLVFAPFFATHGGLLFKLF; encoded by the exons ATGGGAGTGACTATTTTAACAGATCTCGGAATGGAGATTTTGATTCCGGTATGTGCCGTTGTCGGCATAGCTTTCTCGCTCTTCCAGTGGTATCTCGTCTCCAAAGTTACGGTCGGTACTGATAAGTCTCATTCATCCGGCGACGATAAGAATGGATATGCTGAATCTctcattgaagaagaagaaggcatCAATGACCATAACGTTGTTCAAAAATGCGCTGAAATTCAAAACGCTATCTCTGAAG GAGCAACCTCATTTCTCTTTACGATGTACCAGTATGTTGGTGTTTTCATGGTTGCTTTCGCAATTTTGATCTTCGTTTTCCTCGGCTCTGTTGAGGGATTCAGCACGAAGAACCAGCCGTGCACATATGACAGCACCAAAACTTGCAAGCCAGCTCTTGCAACTGCTGTCTTCAGCACTGTATCATTTCTGCTTGGTGCTGTTACCTCTGTGGTGTCCGGGTTCCTTGGAATGAAAATTGCCACATATGCAAATGCCCGAACTACCTTGGAGGCTAGAAAAGGTGTTGGGAAGGCTTTTATTGTTGCATTTAGATCTGGTGCTGTGATGGGTTTCCTTCTTGCTGCAAATGGTCTTTTGGTTTTATTTATAACCATCCTTCTATTTAAGATGTACTACGGTGATGACTGGGAAGGTCTATTTGAGGCTATAACTGGTTATGGTCTTGGTGGATCTTCAATGGCCCTTTTTGGTAGAGTTGGTGGAGGTATTTATACCAAAGCAGCAGATGTTGGAGCTGATCTTGTGGGCAAGGTGGAGAGGAACATTCCTGAAGATGATCCTAGAAACCCAGCG GTGATTGCTGACAATGTTGGAGACAATGTCGGAGATATTGCTGGTATGGGATCAGATCTTTTTGGATCTTATGCAGAGTCATCCTGTGCAGCTCTTGTTGTTGCTTCAATCTCATCCTTTGGTGTCAATCATGAGCTTACTGCTATGCTATATCCCCTTCTCGTCAGCTCTGTCGGCATCCTTGTGTGTTTGCTTACCACCTTATTTGCAACTGATTTCTTTGAAGTCAAGGCTGTTAAGGAAATTGAGCCAGCATTGAAGAAGCAACTCATTATCTCAACCATTCTCATGACTATTGGAATTGCTTTTGTTAGTTGGATTGCCCTTCCATCGACCTTCACAATATTCAATTTTGGAGTTCAGAAAGAAGTAAAGAACTG GCAATTGTTCTTGTGTGTTGGAGTTGGTTTGTGGGCTGGACTCATTATTGGGTTTGTCACTGAGTACTATACCAGCAATGCCTACAG CCCCGTCCAAGATGTTGCTGATTCATGCCGCACTGGTGCTGCCACCAATGTCATCTTTGGCCTTGCCTTGGGTTACAAATCCGTCATCATTCCCATTTTTGCCATTGCAATCAGTATATTTGTTAGCTTCAGCTTTGCTGCAATGTACGGCATTGCAGTTGCTGCCCTTGGAATGCTGAGCACTATAGCCACTGGTTTGGCAATTGATGCATATGGTCCCATTAGTGATAATGCAGGAGGTATTGCTGAGATGGCTGGAATGAGCCACAGAATCAGAGAGAGAACCGATGCACTTGATGCTGCAGGAAACACCACTGCTGCTATTGGAAAG GGATTTGCTATTGGTTCTGCTGCACTTGTGTCTCTTGCCCTCTTTGGGGCGTTTGTCAGCCGGGCAGCAATTTCCACTGTAGATGTCTTGACTCCTAAAGTCTTTATTGGTCTGCTAGTCGGTGCAATGCTTCCTTATTGGTTCTCCGCCATGACAATGAAGAGTGTTGGAAGTGCTGCTCTTAAGATGGTTGAGGAAGTGCGTAGGCAATTCAACACCATCCCTGGTCTCATGGAAGGAACTGCCAAGCCTGACTATGCCACCTGTGTCAAGATCTCCACAGATGCATCGATCAAGGAGATGATTCCACCTGGTGCCCTCGTCATGCTCACTCCATTGATTGTTGGTATCTTGTTTGGCGTCGAAACACTTTCTGGTGTTCTTGCAGGATCTCTCGTCTCTGGTGTACAG ATTGCCATTTCTGCATCCAACACTGGTGGTGCCTGGGACAACGCTAAGAAGTACATCGAG GCTGGAGCCTCAGAACATGCTAGGACTCTTGGCCCCAAGGGATCTGATGCACACAAAGCTGCTGTAATTGGTGACACTGTTGGTGACCCTCTCAAGGACACATCTGGACCATCATTGAACATTCTTATCAAGCTGATGGCTGTCGAGTCCCTCGTGTTTGCTCCCTTCTTTGCCACTCACGGTGGTCTTCTCTTCAAGTTATTTTAA
- the LOC101259263 gene encoding arogenate dehydrogenase 2, chloroplastic: MLSFTPLQSKPTPTSNSNRFSNLTNPTSSTSRRRHFSVSSPSQVSHHHGRRRLSIKAIDAAQPYDYEALVSNQYAQSGRLKIAIVGFGNFGQFLAKSFVSKGHFVLAHSRTDYSQIANSLGVSFFQDPHDLCEQHPDVIVLCTSIISTETVLRSLPIQRLKRNTLFVDVLSVKEFPKNIFLQVLPTHFDILCTHPMFGPESGKDSWKDLIFMFDKVRIGEGRSRTARVDKFLDIFEKEGCRMVPMTCAEHDKHAAGSQFITHTMGRVLEKLGLESTPINTKGYETLLNLVDNTASDSFDLYYGLFMYNKNAMEELERLDLAFEALKKELFGHLHDLLRKQLFGKAEEAGQRRVLSKLPRNGYALPAPSSDAVKPENN, from the coding sequence ATGTTGTCTTTCACCCCACTTCAATCCAAGCCAACCCCAACTTCCAATTCTAATCGTTTCTCTAATCTCACCAACCCCACTAGCAGTACCAGCCGCCGCCGGCATTTCTCTGTCTCTTCTCCGTCACAAGTCAGTCACCACCATGGACGCCGTCGTCTGAGTATCAAAGCTATTGATGCTGCACAGCCTTATGATTATGAAGCATTGGTGTCAAATCAATATGCTCAGTCAGGTAGGCTAAAAATTGCTATAGTGGGGTTTGGCAATTTTGGTCAGTTTCTTGCAAAATCCTTTGTTAGTAAAGGTCATTTTGTGTTGGCTCATTCAAGAACAGATTATTCCCAAATTGCTAATTCTTTAGGGGTTTCCTTTTTTCAAGATCCACATGATCTTTGTGAGCAACACCCTGATGTTATTGTACTTTGTACTTCGATTATTTCAACTGAGACTGTTCTTAGGTCATTACCAATTCAAAGGCTGAAGAGGAACACATTGTTTGTTGATGTTTTATCAGTCAAagaatttccaaaaaatatttttcttcaagttTTGCCAACCcattttgatattctttgtACTCATCCCATGTTTGGACCTGAAAGTGGTAAGGATAGTTGGAAAGATTTGATCTTTATGTTTGACAAAGTTCGAATTGGTGAAGGGAGATCAAGAACAGCAAGGGTTGACAAGTTTCTTGATATATTTGAGAAAGAAGGGTGTAGGATGGTGCCAATGACATGTGCTGAGCATGATAAGCATGCTGCAGGTTCACAGTTCATTACACATACAATGGGGAGGGTGTTGGAGAAGTTGGGTTTGGAGTCAACTCCTATTAATACtaaagggtatgagactttgtTGAATCTGGTGGATAATACTGCTAGTGATAGCTTTGACTTGTACTATGGGCTGTTTATGTACAATAAAAATGCTATGGAGGAGTTGGAAAGACTTGACTTGGCTTTTGAGGCTTTGAAGAAGGAGTTATTCGGGCATTTACATGATTTGTTGAGGAAGCAATTGTTTGGGAAGGCGGAGGAAGCAGGACAGAGGCGTGTCTTATCCAAGTTGCCCAGGAATGGCTATGCGCTGCCAGCCCCTTCATCGGATGCTGTTAAACCTGAGAACAACTGA